From the genome of Eucalyptus grandis isolate ANBG69807.140 chromosome 2, ASM1654582v1, whole genome shotgun sequence, one region includes:
- the LOC104434838 gene encoding 11S globulin seed storage protein Jug r 4, with amino-acid sequence MAKPLLLSFAFCFLLAFHGCLGRQRYGASQQHSLREQGECRIDRLDALEPTNRIQCEAGVVESWDPNHEMFQCAGIAVVRHIIEPNGLVLPSFTNSPQLTYIVEGNGILGTVIPGCPETFQSSQQSQFGPQFGQGGQMRGGEGQRFQDQHQKISRFRQGDVIALPTGVAQWVYNDGNRPIIAVTLLDVTNNENQLDINPRRFFLAGNPQDEHEQGGQQRQGRRPQQRQLGEEGQQRGQCNNVFCGFDARFLAEAFNVDLETARRLQNENDNRNNIVRVEGGLQVVRPPREHGGRGWEEERERERYGGGRYDVNGLEETLCTMRLRENIGDPSRADVYTQQAGHISALNSHKLPILYWLQLSAEKGHLHRNAIMVPHYNLNCHSVVYAIRGSARIQVVSDDGQTVFDEELREGQLVVVPQNFAVVKRAENEEFEWVSFKTNDNAMVNPLAGRTSVMRALPDEVIANAYQVSREDAKRLKYSRRETTVFSSNESGGSFSERRAEA; translated from the exons ATGGCCAAGCCTTTGCTCCTCTCCTTCGCATTTTGCTTTCTCCTGGCCTTCCACGGCTGCCTCGGCCGCCAGCGGTACGGGGCCAGCCAGCAGCACTCACTCCGGGAGCAAGGGGAGTGCCGGATCGACCGCCTCGACGCCCTCGAGCCCACGAACCGCATCCAGTGCGAGGCTGGCGTTGTCGAGTCGTGGGACCCAAACCACGAGATGTTCCAGTGCGCCGGGATCGCTGTGGTCCGGCACATCATCGAGCCGAACGGCCTCGTCTTGCCTTCCTTCACCAATTCACCTCAACTCACGTACATTGTTGAAG GTAATGGTATTCTGGGGACCGTGATCCCTGGTTGCCCCGAGACATTCCAATCATCTCAGCAATCACAGTTCGGGCCGCAGTTTGGACAAGGAGGACAGatgagaggaggagaaggccAGCGGTTCCAAGATCAGCACCAGAAGATCAGCCGCTTCCGACAAGGCGACGTCATTGCTTTGCCCACCGGAGTGGCCCAATGGGTCTACAATGATGGCAATCGGCCCATCATCGCCGTCACCCTCCTCGATGTTACCAATAATGAGAACCAGCTTGATATCAACCCAAGA AGATTCTTCCTGGCTGGCAACCCGCAAGACGAGCATGAGCAAGGGGGCCAGCAACGGCAGGGACGGCGCCCACAACAGCGACAGCTTGGTGAGGAGGGCCAGCAAAGGGGTCAATGCAACAACGTCTTCTGCGGATTTGACGCGCGCTTCCTGGCTGAGGCGTTTAACGTGGATCTGGAAACAGCAAGGAGGCTGCAGAACGAGAATGACAACAGGAACAACATCGTGAGGGTCGAGGGCGGCCTTCAGGTTGTGAGGCCCCCAAGAGAACACGGAGGCCGTGGATGGGAGGAGGAGCGCGAGAGGGAGAGGTACGGTGGTGGCAGGTATGACGTGAACGGATTGGAGGAGACGCTCTGCACTATGAGGCTCCGAGAGAACATTGGCGACCCGTCGCGTGCGGACGTCTACACGCAACAAGCCGGCCACATTAGCGCACTCAACAGCCACAAGCTGCCCATCCTGTACTGGCTCCAACTCAGCGCTGAAAAGGGCCATCTACACAGG AATGCAATTATGGTGCCACACTACAACCTCAACTGCCACAGCGTGGTCTATGCAATCCGCGGCAGCGCGCGCATCCAGGTGGTGAGCGACGACGGCCAGACAGTGTTTGATGAGGAGCTCCGCGAGGGGCAGCTCGTAGTGGTGCCGCAGAACTTTGCAGTGGTGAAGAGGGCTGAGAACGAGGAGTTCGAGTGGGTGTCCTTCAAGACCAACGACAACGCGATGGTCAACCCGCTCGCAGGCCGGACCTCGGTGATGCGGGCCTTGCCGGACGAGGTCATCGCCAACGCATACCAGGTGTCGAGGGAGGACGCTAAGAGGCTCAAGTACAGCCGGAGGGAGACCACCGTGTTTTCCTCCAACGAGAGCGGTGGTTCTTTCTCTGAGAGGAGGGCTGAGGCTTAA
- the LOC104427967 gene encoding structural maintenance of chromosomes protein 1, whose translation MTGGTSGGMEARSKKWDDAEIEGLKKLKEQYESELEELGSLREMHLKESELSGKISGLEKKMQYADIEKQSIKDKLANLKQEKQNIRREIDCISPELKKLKDSIDKRSAEIRKLEKRINEIVDRIYKDFSEYVGVNNIREYEENQLKAAQEMAEERVSVSDQLAKLKYQLEYEKKRDMDLRIKELESSLNSLENNLKNVQKKESEAKVAAEKTTSEINRLKEEVQEWKLKSDECEKDMQEWKKRASNATTNLSKLNRQINSKESQIEQLISRKQEILENCELEHISLPTIADPMETESLTEGPVFDFSQLNRSLLQDKRSSDREKHEIEFKQKIDGLVSEIERTAPNLRALDQYEALKEKERVATEEFEAARKEEKEVADKYNAVKQKRNELFMEAFNHISSIIDKIYKQLTKSTTHPLGGTSYLNLENEDDPFLHGIKYTAMPPTKRFRDMEQLSGGEKTVAALALLFSIHSYRPSPFFILDEVDAALDNLNVAKVAGYIRSKSCEGSRLNQDADAGCGFQSIVISLKDSFYDKAEALVGVYRDSERSCSRTLTFDLTKYRES comes from the exons ATGACGGGAGGTACCAGTGGTGGGATGGAAGCGAGATCTAAAAAATGGGATGATGCGGAGATTGAAG GActtaaaaaattgaaggaacAATATGAGTCAGAGCTTGAAGAACTCGGTTCATTAAGAGAGATGCACTTGAAAGAGTCTGAATTATCTGGGAAAATTAGTGGACTTGAGAAGAAGATGCAGTATGCTGATATTGAAAAG CAAAGTATCAAGGACAAGCTTGCCAatttgaaacaagaaaagcaaaacataCGGAGAGAAATCGATTGTATAAGTCCTGAACTCAAGAAG TTGaaagattcaattgataaaaggAGTGCCGAGATAAGGAAGCTCGAGAAGAGGATAAATGAGATTGTTGATAGAATTTACAAAGATTTCAGTGAGTATGTTGGGGTGAACAACATCCGTGAGTATGAAGAAAACCAGCTAAAAGCTGCCCAAGAAATGGCTGAAGAAAGGGTTAGCGTAAGCGACCAGCTGGCAAAGTTGAAATACCA GTTGGAGTATGAGAAAAAGCGGGACATGGATTTACGTATTAAAGAACTGGAATCTTCACTCAAttctttggaaaataatttgaagaatGTTCAAAAGAAGGAGTCTGAAGCGAAGGTAGCAGCAGAGAAAACTACCAGTGAGATCAACCGGTTGAAGGAAGAAGTTCAGG AGTGGAAATTGAAATCCGATGAGTGTGAGAAGGATATGCAAGAGTGGAAGAAGCGTGCTTCTAATGCTACCACCAACTTGTCCAAACTTAATCGTCAGATAAATTCTAAG GAGTCGCAAATTGAGCAGCTGATATCTCGGAAACAGGAAATTCTGGAGAATTGTGAGCTGGAACATATAAGCCTTCCGACTATCGCTGATCCAATGGAGACTGAATCCTTGACAGAAGGTCCTGTCTTTGATTTTAGCCAACTAAATAGATCCCTACTGCAGGATAAGCGATCTTCTGATCGAGAAAAGCATGAGATAGAGTTCAAGCAGAAAATTGATGGTTTGGTATCAGAAATTGAGAGGACTGCCCCAAATTTGAGGGCTCTTGATCAATATGAAgctctaaaagaaaaggaaagagttgCTACTGAGGAGTTTGAAGCAGctaggaaagaagaaaaggaggttGCTGACAAGTATAATGCAGTAAAGCAAAAGAG GAATGAATTGTTTATGGAAGCATTCAACCATATCTCAAGCATCATTGATAAGATCTACAAGCAATTAACAAAGAGCACAACACATCCTCTCGGTGGAACTTCGTATTTGAATTTAGAGAATGAGGATGATCCATTCCTTCATGGCATCAAGTACACAGCTATGCCTCCAACGAAGCGCTTCCGGGACATGGAACAGCTGTCTGGTGGTGAGAAGACAGTTGCTGCACTTGCATTACTATTTTCCATCCACAG TTATCGGCCTTCACCATTTTTCATATTGGATGAAGTTGATGCTGCTTTGGACAATTTGAATGTCGCGAAGGTGGCTGGATATATCCGCTCAAAGTCATGCGAAGGGTCCAGGCTTAATCAAGATGCAGATGCGGGTTGTGGTTTCCAGAGCATAGTGATATCTCTGAAAGACAGCTTTTATGATAAGGCTGAAGCTCTTGTTGGTGTATATAGGGACTCTGAAAGGAG CTGCTCAAGAACTCTGACATTTGACTTGACCAAATACCGGGAGTCCTGA